In Shewanella sp. GD04112, the sequence TGTGCTCTGTATGATTTTCATCTATATCGGTTTTAATAAGACGGGCTCGGTGATCTTCGGTGCCAGCTTACTACTGCTGCTCTATTCACTGATTTTGTCTGTGATAGAAATTCGTATCTCTGTGGACGCGCTAAACATCCACATCAAAGAGATGAGTAAATGAGCCACTGGATTTACTTCTTCGATTTATGTGGCACGGCGGTATTTGCCCTTTCTGGCGCTTTAGCCGCAGGTCGTCACCGTATGGACCCCTTTGGCGTTATCGTGCTGGCCTCGGTGACTGCGGTCGGCGGCGGCAGTATTCGCGATGCGCTGATTGGCGCTACGCCCGTGTTTTGGATCCGCGACCCTAACTACATCATTGTCATACTCGCCACAGTCCTAGCTTGTTTGCTGTTGGTGCGCCGTCCACGCAAGATGCCGCAATATACGCTGCCGGTCGCCGATGCCTTAGGTTTGGCCCTGTTCACTGTGATTGGTGCCGAAAAAGCCCTCAATATGGGACTCAGTGGCATGATTGCCGTCGTGATGGGCTTGATCACGGGCGTTGGAGGAGGCATTATTCGAGACTTACTGTGCAGACAAATCCCTATGGTGTTACGCACAGAAATCTATGCCACTGCGTCGATTGTTGGCGGCATAGGTTATACCGTAAGCCTTGCCTACGGGATGGGCGAAAAAACGGCACTATTTTTAGCCATGACCAGTGCCTTAATCATTCGCCTATGCGCCATCAAATGGCATTTGTCGTTACCCGCCTTTGATCTCAAAACCAAGAGGGAATAGTTTGCGAATATTGTGTCTTTTAGTCTGTCTTATTTGGGTTCCGGCCTTGTTTCCTGCGTCTGTACACGCTAACTCAGGGGAAATGCCAGCAGAACAGCAGTTAGCCGTAAAATACATGAACGCGCTAACCGAGCACGACTATCAAACACTCGGCAAATTCTATAACCGTGATACCGTCTTCTTCGATAAAACCGCCAATCGTAAATACACGGGTGGGCGGTTTATTATCGACTTCCTCGAGCGCGCCCACGAGGGTGTGCTCGAATATGATTTCAATATCGAGCATATGTATAACGCAGGCTCCCTCGTGGTGATGATTGGTAACTATCACTTTAAGGGCCCCGGCGAGCAATTTGGCAAACCCGGAAAAATTATTGATGTCGCCATTCCTGGGGTCACCAGTCTTAAGCTCGATATGCGTAATCACAGGGTCACAGAGCATGTGGATCTGATTGATTACCAGACCATGTCAGACCAATTAGCGATGCAGTAGTCACAAAATTTAGCTTTTGTTGAAACTTGAGCCCTCAAAACGAGTCGAAACCTGCAATGAGTCAATACGACTGAGGTGCGGTATCCAATGCCTACCGGTCGTTTCGTTTCAATGAGGTTTGTATGAAGTTGTTTGGACTGATTGCCCTACTCGCCCTGAATGGCCTAATGCTCGCGCCCCACGCACAGGCGCAGCAGCCCATTATTGTGTCCTACGCGGTGCAACCCGTAAGCCATTTCAACCAGCAACTGCGGGCCGCCCAGGAGCAACATCAAGCCTGGAGCGAAGATCCCACCGCCATCAGCAGCCAATATGCAGGTAAAAAGTTTACCCTTGTCCGCACTCAGCCCACCAAAAATGGCGTGTTTACCTATCAAGTGAGCGAGTTGTCGCAGCAGCACCCACAAATGCTATTAATTCTGTCGCTTAAGAAAAGTGCCCAGCGCTGGCAAGTGGATTCCGCCCAGTTGGCGTGGAAGTGTCGCGATGGTCAGCATTTCGGTACCGACAGATGCAATATCGGCGAGCATGAGGCAAGCACAGCACCTTAAGCACAGTCTCTTAAGCTATCGAGATAAAATGCAGATATAAAAAGAGCGCCCTTAGGCGCTCTTTTTACTGCTTGGTAAGTACTTATTAACCGTTTAAGCTCACTGCCTGTAGCACATGGTGACATCCGATTCGGCTTAAACCAGAGTCACTTTCGCGAACTTACGCTTACCGACTTGGAATACGGCAACCGTGCCAGCGCTTAAGGTCATGCGGCTATCATCAACCTTCTCACCGTCCATCTTCACCGCGCCTTGCTTGATCATACGCATCGCATCGGAAGTCGAACCCACTAAGTCGGCATCTTTAAGTAAGTTAGCAATCGCTAAACCTTCACCCGCCGCTAATTCAACCTCTGGGATATCATCTGGGATAGCGCCCTTTTGGAAACGGTCGATAAAGGCTTGATGGGCACTCTCGGCCGCCGCTTGGTCGTGGAAGCGCGCGATGATTTCCTTCGCAAGCGCAATCTTAGTATCACGGGGGTTAGCACCGTTGGCAATATCTTGTTTGAACTGTTCAATCTCGGCCAAAGGACGGAATGACAGCAGCTCAAAGTAACGCCACATTAATTCGTCAGAAATCGACATGATCTTGCCAAACATTTCATTGGCGGGCTCACTCACACCAATGTAGTTGTGCGCCGATTTAGACATTTTCTTCACGCCGTCTAAACCTTCAAGCAGTGGCATCATGATCACGGCTTGTGGCTTTTGGCCTTCGGCTTTCTGTAACTCACGGCCCATCAACAGGTTGAACTTTTGGTCGGTTCCGCCTAATTCAACGTCGGCCTTCAGGGCTACTGAGTCATAACCCTGTAAGAGTGGGTACATAAATTCGTGGATAGCGATCGACTGACCCGAAGCATAGCGCTTCTTAAAGTCATCACGTTCCATCATACGGGCGACGGTTTGCTGCGAGGCTAAACGGATCATCCCCGCTGCGCCTAATGGCTCTAACCAGCTCGAGTTGAACTCGATACGGGTTTTGGCAGGATCCAAAATTTTATAGACCTGCTCTTTGTAGGTCTCGGCGTTGGCTAATACTTGCTCACGGGTGAGTGGTGGACGCGTGCTGTTTTTACCACTTGGATCACCCACCATACCGGTAAAGTCACCAATTAAGAAAATGACTTCATGACCTAACTCTTGGAATAATCTTAATTTATTTAAAATTACTGTGTGTCCAAGATGGATATCCGGTGCGGTAGGATCAGCGCCTAACTTGATACGAAGTGGACGTCCTTCTTTGAGTTTTTCCAGCAGATCCGATTCGAGTAGGATCTCATCGGTACCACGTCTAATTTCTGCTAATACTTGGTCTAAATCAGCCATCTCGGCGGGGACTCCTAAGGCCATGATCATAAAATGAGGAGACTTATGTTACTTGTTAGCCACCACAATTGAAAGTGTGTACACTAACGGGATTATTCAAGCCTTAGGTAATCGGTATCGGCGTCACATGGGAAAGGTTATAACGTTATTTAAATTGTTGCCTAAAAAGCATCAAATTCTCCTCAGCATTCTTTCTGTTATCACTACGATAACCCTGCTCTTTCCCTCTGAAGAAGCGCAAGCTTCAAGACAAACTCAAGGTGTCGCAGACCAAGCTCAAGTCAATACCCGTTACGATGTTCCCTTAGCCTTTCGCTCACCAGAGCGTCCAGAAGGGGTTGAGGGCCAATCGCAAGATGCATCCACCAACGCCACGCCGTTATCTTCGGCCGACGCCTTAGCCGCAGGCAATGTGCCCGCCAGCGAAACCTTAGAGAGTGCCCA encodes:
- the tyrS gene encoding tyrosine--tRNA ligase; this encodes MADLDQVLAEIRRGTDEILLESDLLEKLKEGRPLRIKLGADPTAPDIHLGHTVILNKLRLFQELGHEVIFLIGDFTGMVGDPSGKNSTRPPLTREQVLANAETYKEQVYKILDPAKTRIEFNSSWLEPLGAAGMIRLASQQTVARMMERDDFKKRYASGQSIAIHEFMYPLLQGYDSVALKADVELGGTDQKFNLLMGRELQKAEGQKPQAVIMMPLLEGLDGVKKMSKSAHNYIGVSEPANEMFGKIMSISDELMWRYFELLSFRPLAEIEQFKQDIANGANPRDTKIALAKEIIARFHDQAAAESAHQAFIDRFQKGAIPDDIPEVELAAGEGLAIANLLKDADLVGSTSDAMRMIKQGAVKMDGEKVDDSRMTLSAGTVAVFQVGKRKFAKVTLV
- a CDS encoding nuclear transport factor 2 family protein, with translation MRILCLLVCLIWVPALFPASVHANSGEMPAEQQLAVKYMNALTEHDYQTLGKFYNRDTVFFDKTANRKYTGGRFIIDFLERAHEGVLEYDFNIEHMYNAGSLVVMIGNYHFKGPGEQFGKPGKIIDVAIPGVTSLKLDMRNHRVTEHVDLIDYQTMSDQLAMQ
- a CDS encoding trimeric intracellular cation channel family protein, which encodes MSHWIYFFDLCGTAVFALSGALAAGRHRMDPFGVIVLASVTAVGGGSIRDALIGATPVFWIRDPNYIIVILATVLACLLLVRRPRKMPQYTLPVADALGLALFTVIGAEKALNMGLSGMIAVVMGLITGVGGGIIRDLLCRQIPMVLRTEIYATASIVGGIGYTVSLAYGMGEKTALFLAMTSALIIRLCAIKWHLSLPAFDLKTKRE